Proteins encoded by one window of Torulaspora delbrueckii CBS 1146 chromosome 2, complete genome:
- the PGS1 gene encoding CDP-diacylglycerol--glycerol-3-phosphate 3-phosphatidyltransferase (similar to Saccharomyces cerevisiae PGS1 (YCL004W); ancestral locus Anc_1.415): MLLSRAQTSRHSKLISLGIKSARFNPRPEIARMSSTVSFIDDLKDKLSFLKARFYFKRGEISVLNSPNEFYDTLKDKILKAQDRIFIASLYIGKTQDELIDCIREALKKNAKLKVHVLVDGLRGARESPSKCSVTLVSRLLEDYQDRVDIRLYRTPACVGWKGSILPRRINEGLGLQHMKIYGFDDEVILSGANLSSDYFTNRQDRYYVFHSKPFSDYYYDLHQLISGLSYKVRLATNEQKFSIFWPNQNLAVEPVHDKVKFIKNASTVLRKFLLKEPQPIISGTSLEEEYPTVVYPVSQFTPLFHKRRDESTEKPTILRLISSISKPSMNWTFTAGYFNMFPDIKKGLIATPSRNANVITASPYANGFFESKGVSGNLPDAYLHLSKKFLKNVKRHGKQANIILREWKRGIVNKPGGWSYHAKGLWIGDTDGGDSRPMLTCIGSSNYTRRAYSLDLESNAVILTKDQELRDKMQQELDCLLEHTKEVTLEDFQSDPHRKVSTGVKIATYLLGKRL, from the coding sequence ATGCTCTTGTCGAGGGCTCAAACTTCAAGGCATAGTAAACTCATTAGCTTAGGGATAAAAAGTGCGAGATTCAACCCTCGACCGGAAATTGCTAGGATGTCCTCAACTGTATCCTTCATTGATGATCTTAAGGATAAATTGTCATTTTTAAAAGCTCGATTCTATTTCAAACGTGGGGAAATCAGTGTTTTAAACTCTCCAAATGAATTTTATGATACTTTAAAGGACAAAATATTAAAAGCACAGGACAGAATATTTATTGCATCTCTTTATATTGGTAAAACCCAGGATGAGCTCATTGACTGCATTAGagaagctttgaagaaaaacgCGAAGCTCAAGGTACATGTATTGGTCGACGGACTCCGAGGTGCACGAGAGTCTCCTTCTAAGTGTTCCGTGACATTGGTGTCACGACTACTCGAAGATTACCAAGATAGAGTAGATATACGTCTTTATCGGACTCCAGCATGTGTAGGTTGGAAGGGTTCCATCTTaccaagaaggataaaTGAAGGGCTTGGACTACAGCATATGAAAATTTACGGgtttgatgatgaagttaTTCTCTCAGGTGCCAATCTCTCGTCCGATTACTTCACCAACAGGCAAGATCGATATTATGTATTTCATTCGAAGCCATTCTCTGATTATTATTATGATCTGCACCAGTTGATAAGTGGCCTCAGCTACAAAGTCAGGCTTGCAACGaatgaacaaaaattcagCATCTTCTGGCCAAACCAGAACTTAGCAGTTGAACCAGTCCATGATAAGGTcaagtttatcaagaacGCTTCCACCGTGTTGCGTAAGTTTCTGCTTAAAGAGCCACAGCCAATAATCAGTGGAACTTCACTCGAGGAAGAATATCCGACCGTGGTTTACCCAGTATCACAGTTCACACCTTTATTCCATaagagaagagatgaaTCGACAGAAAAGCCCACCATACTCCGTCTCatatcttcaatatcaaagCCGTCAATGAACTGGACATTTACTGCAGGTTATTTCAATATGTTCCCAGACATCAAGAAAGGCCTTATCGCAACGCCATCCCGGAATGCGAACGTAATAACGGCATCCCCCTACGCCAATGGCTTTTTTGAATCGAAAGGTGTTTCAGGTAACTTACCAGATGCTTACCTtcacctttcaaagaagtttttaaaaaatgtcaagagGCATGGCAAGCAGGCAAATATCATACTTAGAGAATGGAAGAGAGGTATTGTTAATAAGCCTGGTGGCTGGTCTTATCACGCGAAAGGTCTCTGGATTGGGGACACCGATGGCGGCGATTCTCGACCAATGCTAACATGTATCGGCTCTTCAAACTATACTAGACGAGCATACTCGTTGGACCTAGAATCCAACGCAGTTATCCTGaccaaagaccaagaaTTGAGAGACAAAATGCAGCAGGAGCTGGATTGTCTGTTGGAACATACGAAAGAGGTGACATTAGAAGACTTTCAATCGGACCCCCATCGTAAAGTCAGCACCGGAGTCAAAATCGCTACATATCTCCTTGGAAAAAGGTTATAG
- the CDC10 gene encoding septin CDC10 (similar to Saccharomyces cerevisiae CDC10 (YCR002C); ancestral locus Anc_1.419), translated as MSTQPISALVPGIQPTSYVGFDTITSQIEHRLLKKGFQFNIMVVGHSGLGKSTLINTLFASHLIDSVTGSDITTEPISKTTEIKVSSHSLIEDRVRLNINVIDTPGFGDQIDNNKVWEPIVKYIKEQYSQYLRKELTAQREKYINDTRVHAVLYFIQPNGKGLTALDIATLKRLTEIANVIPVIGKADTLTLEERLQFRENVQAEFKKHNFRIYPYDADELNEEELELNESIRSIIPFAVVGSEKEIEINGEIVRGRKTRWGAINVEDINQCEFVYLREFLVRTHMQDLIESTAFTHYEGFRARQLIALKENASSRTSAPVSNNWAYQR; from the coding sequence ATGTCAACACAACCCATTTCAGCTTTGGTTCCGGGCATTCAGCCCACTTCCTACGTCGGATTTGATACTATTACTAGTCAGATCGAACACCgtcttttgaaaaaaggTTTCCAGTTTAATATAATGGTGGTAGGTCACTCTGGTTTGGGTAAGAGTACCTTGATCAATACATTGTTCGCGTCGCATTTGATTGATTCTGTGACTGGTTCTGATATTACTACTGAGCCCATTTCTAAAACTACAGAAATCAAAGTGTCTTCTCactctttgattgaagataGAGTTCGTTTAAATATCAACGTCATCGATACGCCCGGTTTTGGTGATCAGATAGATAACAACAAAGTATGGGAGCCAATAGTCAAATATATCAAGGAGCAGTATTCTCAATATCTGCGCAAAGAGTTGACTGCACAGCGAGAAAAGTACATTAATGACACCCGTGTTCACGCAGTATTGTACTTTATACAACCTAACGGTAAGGGCTTGACTGCATTGGATATCGCTACCTTGAAGAGGCTGACCGAAATTGCCAACGTCATCCCAGTCATAGGTAAGGCTGATACtttgactttggaagaaaggCTACAGTTTCGAGAGAATGTACAGGCtgaattcaagaaacatAACTTCAGAATCTATCCCTATGATGCTGATGAActcaatgaagaagaactggAATTGAACGAAAGCATTAGATCTATCATCCCATTTGCAGTGGTTGGCTCTGaaaaagagattgagaTAAATGGAGAGATAGtaagaggaagaaagacgCGCTGGGGAGCAATTAATGTCGAAGATATTAATCAATGCGAGTTTGTTTATCTGAGGGAGTTTTTAGTCAGAACCCACATGCAAGATTTGATTGAGAGTACCGCTTTCACACACTATGAGGGATTCAGAGCCAGACAATTGATcgctttgaaggaaaatgCAAGCAGTCGTACTTCTGCACCAGTCTCAAACAACTGGGCTTATCAGCGTTAG
- the TDEL0B05900 gene encoding uncharacterized protein (similar to Saccharomyces cerevisiae YCL002C; ancestral locus Anc_1.416): MDVSLWQFACGIGSIVATLYQRRYNKLHRSIYGLSYDLYTLSLVSNTLSIYCALNYKWSPIIRLQLSKRFPLFYPFDDDSVPISSCILLRDLLQMLVSVLVLRQLISYRGTKNVHQGVSLICITVIGIICCFGIFTYTCSYHNLPISDSGRFGIFYLEHVNYLWIAGNVTESMKYFPQLSLNWMGLNTRGVSSRFVFISLVAELLTLIGTAALPNNVEFFARPFNLAPLPVMLIKVCSLLGMLYQAQSLYLDKKPYLPRGK, translated from the exons ATGGACGTTTCACTTTGGCAGTTTGCATGTGGAATTGGCTCT ATTGTCGCGACTCTCTATCAAAGGAGGTATAACAAGCTTCACCGCTCAATATATGGTCTGTCCTATGATTTATACACTTTGAGTCTGGTAAGTAATACATTGTCCATATATTGCGCATTGAACTATAAATGGTCCCCCATTATAAGGTTGCAGCTGTCGAAGAGGTTCCCACTGTTCTATCCTTTCGATGATGATTCTGTTCCAATCTCATCATGTATACTTTTGAGGGACCTACTCCAAATGTTGGTGTCTGTCCTAGTCCTCAGGCAACTGATATCCTATAGGGGAACCAAAAACGTACACCAGGGTGTGTCTTTGATATGCATCACGGTGATAGGCATAATTTGTTGCTTTGGGATCTTTACATATACCTGTTCCTATCACAACCTCCCAATAAGCGACTCCGGTAGGTTCGGCATCTTTTACCTTGAACATGTCAACTACCTCTGGATCGCCGGTAATGTAACTGAAAGCATGAAGTATTTCCCCCAACTGTCTTTAAATTGGATGGGTTTGAATACAAGAGGTGTTTCGTCCAGATTTGTTTTCATCAGTCTTGTCGCTGAATTGCTCACTCTCATCGGTACAGCTGCTCTACCAAATAATGTCGAGTTTTTTGCGAGACCATTTAATCTTGCACCTCTTCCTGTTATGCTCATCAAGGTATGTTCTCTCTTAGGCATGCTTTATCAAGCGCAATCACTCTATTTGGACAAGAAACCTTATCTCCCGCGAGGTAAGTGA
- the TDEL0B05880 gene encoding uncharacterized protein (similar to Saccharomyces cerevisiae DOM34 (YNL001W) and YCL001W-B; ancestral locus Anc_1.418) encodes MKVISLTKASDTGNEATITLLPQDKEDLFTLYQLIDKDDEVIFKKTVTSNMDEGGKKKTTALVRLRLQIISSEFDLKNESLRYKGVTVVDESGRANLDIPVGKYFSFTVNYTYPFTIVKQDYNKYNQRLLNDATQTDAKADTGAVVLQEGIAHICLLTNSSTILKQKVEYSMPKKKRATDVAKFEQKTGKFYKAIYEGMKKAFDFKKLKLIVLCSPGFYAKTLMEQILQFAEEEQNKEILNMKSKFLVAHCSTGYLQGISEVLKNPSYASKLQSTKYSQEAVVMDDFLKHLNDDDYKAWYGEQEVRKAADLGAIDVLLITDTQLRSDDVNERKRCLSLVDDVEATGGQALVFSSFHSSGEELDKLTGVACILKYPLPDLDEDDEEEEEEEEDDDQ; translated from the coding sequence ATGAAGGTTATAAGTTTGACAAAGGCGTCCGATACCGGTAATGAGGCAACAATTACTCTATTACCTCAGGATAAGGAGGATCTGTTCACACTTTACCAATTAATTgacaaagatgatgaagtcatattcaagaaaaCGGTTACCAGTAACATGGATGAAGGcggcaagaagaagacaacGGCACTGGTGAGATTGAGATTGCAAATTATTTCGAGTGagtttgatttgaaaaatgaatcACTGAGATACAAAGGTGTTACCGTGGTGGACGAATCGGGTAGAGCTAATCTTGATATTCCTGTGGGCAAATATTTCAGCTTTACGGTTAATTACACTTATCCCTTTACGATTGTCAAGCAAGATTACAATAAATATAACCAGAGACTTCTGAATGACGCCACTCAAACTGATGCCAAGGCTGACACTGGTGCTGTGGTTTTGCAAGAAGGGATTGCTCATATTTGTCTACTTACAAATTCATCCACAATCTTAAAGCAAAAGGTGGAATACTCAATgccaaagaaaaagagaGCTACTGATGTGGCTAAATTCGAACAGAAGACTGGAAAGTTCTACAAAGCTATTTATGAAGGTATGAAAAAAGCctttgatttcaagaaattgaagttgattGTTCTATGCTCCCCAGGTTTTTATGCCAAGACACTAATGGAACAGATATTGCAGTtcgctgaagaagaacagaaCAAAGAGATACTGAATATGAAGAGTAAATTCTTGGTTGCTCACTGTTCCACAGGTTATCTTCAAGGCATTTCTGAGGTTCTGAAAAATCCATCCTACGCCTCCAAGTTGCAAAGCACCAAGTATTCCCAGGAAGCAGTTGTTATGGATGACTTTTTGAAGCACCTCAACGACGACGATTACAAAGCTTGGTACGGGGAACAAGAAGTCAGAAAGGCGGCTGATCTTGGTGCCATTGATGTCCTTTTAATCACTGATACACAATTAAGATCTGATGATGTGAATGAGCGCAAAAGGTGTCTGTCCCTCGTTGACGATGTCGAAGCGACTGGTGGTCAGGCACTCGTTTTCAGCTCTTTCCATAGCTCTGGCGAAGAGCTGGATAAGCTTACAGGTGTGGCTTGCATCTTAAAGTACCCACTCCCAGATTTGGAcgaagacgatgaagaagaggaagaggaagaggaagatgatgatcaaTAG
- the RER1 gene encoding protein retrieval receptor (similar to Saccharomyces cerevisiae RER1 (YCL001W); ancestral locus Anc_1.417) has protein sequence MSFKDDLNGAATAVNPLAQQYNRAITLYRFYLDKIVPHVKERWAALAGLLFLFLVRIVTSQGWYVVCYALGIFLLNQFLAFLTPKFDVSLQQDEENKELEAGERSDEFRPFIRRLPEFKFWYNSVRATVLSIFLTLFSIVDIPVFWPILLIYFIILFALTMRRQIQHMIKYKYIPLDIGKKKYSRPSV, from the coding sequence ATGAGCTTTAAAGACGATTTGAATGGTGCTGCTACAGCTGTCAATCCACTTGCACAGCAATATAATCGAGCAATCACCCTATACAGATTCTATCTCGACAAGATTGTACCACACGTGAAAGAAAGATGGGCAGCTTTAGCAGGACTCCTATTTTTGTTTCTTGTGCGCATTGTTACTTCCCAAGGATGGTACGTTGTTTGTTACGCCCTTGGAATATTCCTTTTGAACCAATTTTTGGCCTTTCTTACCCCAAAGTTTGATGTGTCCCTAcaacaagatgaagaaaacaaGGAGCTGGAAGCTGGTGAGCGGTCTGATGAGTTTAGGCCATTCATCAGAAGATTACCTGAATTTAAGTTCTGGTATAACTCTGTCAGGGCTACAGTTCTTTCCATCTTTTTGACTTTATTCTCCATTGTCGATATACCTGTATTTTGGCCAATTCTACTAATATATTTCATCATATTATTCGCCCTAACCATGAGAAGACAGATTCAGCACATGATAAAGTACAAATATATCCCATTAGACATTGGTAAAAAGAAATATTCACGTCCTTCGGTTTGA